In one window of Ruminococcus albus AD2013 DNA:
- a CDS encoding MBL fold metallo-hydrolase has product MFSKPIIELKYSNTNTYLIKGKKGSLLFDTGWAGTFPQLCRALGENKLKLQDISYLLISHFHPDHMGIAQEIANSGVTIVASDVQAEYIHSSDHIFEKEKDSDFVPIDDSSIRLVNVSESRSFLGELGISGEIIHTPGHSDDSISLWLEKERALFVGDLNPLYELDMHKGTQIEESWSGLLKLDPKTVYYGHAMTAKLTGKGVQTKQKSDNADTYALVKKIMKLIDKGCDDVTIQQKTGADKVFIHDVARMYLTHQNVSVQGILDRIEIKGK; this is encoded by the coding sequence ATGTTTTCAAAACCAATAATCGAATTAAAATATTCAAACACCAATACTTATCTGATCAAGGGCAAGAAGGGGAGTCTGCTGTTTGATACAGGCTGGGCGGGAACTTTCCCTCAGCTTTGTCGGGCGCTGGGCGAGAACAAACTGAAATTGCAGGATATAAGTTATCTGCTGATCTCTCACTTTCACCCCGATCATATGGGCATTGCGCAGGAAATTGCAAACAGCGGTGTTACGATAGTTGCATCTGATGTTCAGGCGGAATATATCCATAGCAGTGACCATATTTTTGAAAAGGAAAAAGATTCGGACTTTGTTCCGATAGACGACAGTTCAATCAGGTTGGTAAATGTTTCGGAGAGCAGAAGTTTTCTGGGAGAACTGGGTATCAGCGGTGAAATAATACATACTCCCGGGCACAGTGATGACAGTATCTCACTTTGGCTTGAAAAGGAGAGAGCGCTGTTTGTAGGTGATCTTAATCCGCTTTACGAGCTTGATATGCACAAGGGCACTCAGATAGAGGAAAGCTGGAGCGGGCTTCTGAAACTTGATCCGAAGACAGTGTATTACGGTCATGCGATGACTGCAAAACTTACGGGAAAAGGTGTGCAGACGAAGCAAAAGTCCGATAATGCGGACACTTATGCACTGGTGAAAAAGATAATGAAACTCATCGACAAGGGCTGTGATGATGTAACGATACAGCAGAAAACAGGTGCTGACAAGGTCTTTATTCATGATGTTGCAAGAATGTACCTTACACATCAGAATGTAAGTGTGCAGGGGATACTTGACAGGATCGAGATCAAGGGAAAGTGA
- a CDS encoding helix-turn-helix domain-containing protein: protein MLKENLIILRNIHGFSQEEIAEKIGISRQAYAKWENGATVPDIEKCMRLAEVYGVSIDRLVKTTTLDGKEVLPPPPTGKNIYGSVTINERGQLVIPKEVRDKFGLTGGQKLIVLTDDKEGIALIPSEMFEKKMHQAMEYAALKPEK from the coding sequence ATGCTGAAAGAAAATCTTATCATACTCCGCAATATCCACGGCTTTTCACAGGAGGAGATCGCTGAGAAGATCGGCATATCGCGGCAGGCTTACGCAAAATGGGAGAACGGCGCTACCGTTCCCGATATAGAAAAGTGTATGCGTCTCGCCGAAGTCTATGGTGTGTCAATAGATAGGCTTGTGAAAACAACGACACTTGACGGAAAAGAAGTTCTTCCTCCTCCGCCGACAGGTAAAAATATTTATGGATCGGTAACGATAAACGAACGAGGTCAGCTTGTAATACCGAAAGAAGTCAGAGATAAATTCGGATTGACAGGCGGTCAGAAACTGATCGTTCTGACCGATGATAAAGAAGGTATCGCTTTGATACCTTCGGAAATGTTTGAAAAAAAGATGCATCAGGCAATGGAATATGCTGCTTTGAAGCCGGAGAAATAA
- a CDS encoding alpha/beta fold hydrolase has protein sequence MKKALKIMAIVIISLIVVLLVALGVYWHHNMHWYDKYQKALDKVGAEEKKFTLPNGNIINYGEVKNDKPALLLIHGQMGIWEDYALVMPELCKNWHIYAVDVYGHGGSSHDESLYYIDVNGDDIITFINEVIGEPTVVAGHSNGALTAAYIAAYGGENIAGAVLEDPPVFSTQGEGWEQSFAYLDTYKNLHDYNNSDKTECWEAYYLRNCYWGQLFMKDSMPKIADYAQSYHEKHPDEPVKIGFMPSSVWYIFQFAQEYDLAYGEHFYDLTWNHGLTHEQILSDIDVPCVYIHAKENTAEDGTYLCAASREQAERAVSYIGDNCRLIETSDSDHIIHTAHKDDYINAVDSLLK, from the coding sequence ATGAAAAAAGCACTGAAAATCATGGCAATAGTTATCATTTCACTTATAGTTGTTTTGTTAGTCGCTTTGGGAGTTTATTGGCATCATAATATGCACTGGTACGACAAATATCAAAAAGCACTTGACAAGGTCGGGGCTGAGGAAAAAAAGTTTACTCTGCCAAACGGAAATATCATAAATTACGGCGAAGTTAAAAACGACAAGCCCGCGCTTCTTCTTATCCACGGACAAATGGGTATATGGGAGGATTATGCACTTGTAATGCCCGAGCTTTGCAAGAACTGGCATATTTATGCAGTCGATGTGTACGGACACGGCGGTTCATCTCATGATGAAAGCCTTTACTATATCGATGTGAACGGCGATGACATTATCACATTCATCAATGAAGTTATCGGTGAGCCGACAGTTGTTGCAGGTCATTCCAACGGTGCATTAACGGCGGCATATATTGCTGCTTACGGCGGAGAGAATATCGCAGGCGCTGTGCTTGAAGATCCTCCTGTATTCAGCACTCAGGGTGAAGGCTGGGAGCAGAGCTTTGCATATCTTGACACCTATAAAAATCTCCATGATTACAATAATTCGGATAAAACCGAGTGCTGGGAAGCATATTATCTTCGTAACTGCTATTGGGGACAGCTTTTCATGAAGGACTCCATGCCAAAGATCGCAGACTATGCGCAGAGTTATCACGAAAAGCACCCCGATGAGCCTGTGAAGATAGGTTTTATGCCGTCCTCGGTATGGTATATTTTCCAATTTGCACAGGAGTATGACTTGGCATACGGTGAGCATTTTTATGACCTGACATGGAATCATGGTCTTACACATGAGCAGATACTTTCCGATATTGACGTACCTTGTGTTTATATCCATGCAAAGGAAAATACTGCTGAAGACGGAACATACCTCTGTGCAGCTTCCCGTGAACAGGCAGAGCGCGCAGTATCGTATATCGGAGACAATTGCCGCCTTATAGAAACAAGCGACAGCGATCATATTATCCATACCGCGCACAAGGACGATTATATCAATGCTGTTGATTCATTACTGAAATGA
- a CDS encoding class I SAM-dependent methyltransferase, with product MELKLGDVQTTALIPLAVKANETKRKNARIRDQKAVEIIKALKVDTKPYDKFMSHEGVVARTIMLDRQLKAIIRNAPDTVIVNVGAGFDDRFSRVDNGKILWFDLDLPDLIAARKKAFTERDRVTMIAGNALDSKWCDPVKKALAGRKSKPVFIAEGLFMYLTLDQIRTFLEVLKISFPSGGTLIAEQNCKFMQKSEKHHDTVKNTNAHFCSGTDSGQEIADLTDGIQLVEEHSFNEEMKKYSIRAKLFALLLPKVNDRWATFRW from the coding sequence ATGGAACTGAAATTAGGCGACGTACAGACCACTGCTCTGATCCCGCTTGCGGTCAAGGCAAATGAGACAAAACGGAAAAATGCAAGGATCAGAGATCAGAAAGCTGTCGAGATCATAAAAGCATTAAAAGTTGACACAAAGCCCTACGACAAATTTATGTCACACGAGGGTGTTGTTGCGCGAACGATCATGCTCGACCGTCAGCTGAAAGCAATTATACGAAATGCCCCTGATACCGTGATCGTCAATGTCGGTGCAGGCTTTGATGATCGGTTTTCAAGAGTTGATAACGGAAAGATCCTTTGGTTTGATCTTGATCTGCCCGATTTGATCGCAGCAAGAAAGAAGGCGTTCACCGAACGTGACCGTGTGACCATGATCGCTGGAAATGCGCTTGACAGCAAATGGTGTGATCCCGTGAAAAAAGCGCTTGCCGGCAGAAAATCAAAGCCTGTTTTTATAGCCGAAGGTCTGTTTATGTACCTGACGCTCGATCAGATACGCACCTTTCTTGAAGTGCTGAAAATTAGTTTTCCAAGCGGAGGTACCCTGATCGCCGAGCAGAACTGCAAATTTATGCAGAAGAGTGAAAAGCACCATGATACTGTCAAAAACACAAACGCGCATTTCTGTTCCGGTACTGATTCGGGGCAGGAGATAGCCGACCTGACGGATGGGATACAGCTTGTGGAGGAACACAGTTTCAATGAAGAAATGAAAAAATATAGTATCCGAGCAAAGCTGTTTGCCTTGCTGCTGCCGAAAGTGAATGATCGTTGGGCGACGTTCAGGTGGTAA
- a CDS encoding class I SAM-dependent methyltransferase yields the protein MSFTDNFGNPKELLGRMMLVSMDREHLPMAQWALKQIRIPDNGTVADLGCCGGYNIKRMLDMSTKANFIGLDISEESVKKAQKVNKEELGKRVKIIKCSAEKLPLEDNSIDLITAFETVIFWKKTERAFVEICRSLVKGGCFAVINNYGDPNIDWEKKVPCMTRYTAEQIAEMFKTAGFADISISKKENLFLVMGYKR from the coding sequence ATGAGTTTTACAGATAATTTCGGAAATCCGAAAGAACTTCTCGGACGAATGATGCTTGTCAGTATGGACAGAGAGCATCTGCCGATGGCTCAGTGGGCGTTGAAGCAGATCAGGATACCTGACAACGGAACGGTCGCAGATCTGGGCTGCTGCGGTGGTTATAATATCAAACGTATGCTTGATATGAGTACAAAAGCAAATTTTATCGGGCTGGATATATCAGAAGAAAGTGTGAAAAAGGCACAGAAGGTCAATAAAGAAGAACTTGGCAAACGTGTAAAGATAATCAAATGCAGTGCTGAAAAGCTGCCGCTCGAGGATAACAGTATAGACCTCATCACCGCATTTGAAACTGTTATCTTCTGGAAGAAAACAGAAAGAGCTTTCGTGGAGATCTGCCGTTCACTTGTAAAAGGAGGCTGTTTTGCAGTCATCAATAATTATGGCGATCCGAATATAGATTGGGAGAAGAAAGTTCCATGTATGACAAGATATACGGCAGAGCAAATCGCTGAAATGTTTAAAACAGCAGGATTTGCTGATATATCGATCAGCAAAAAGGAAAATCTGTTTTTAGTAATGGGGTATAAAAGATGA
- a CDS encoding class I SAM-dependent methyltransferase, protein MTSKKYKELSVKEFTKAAEIYESDNAGVYNMCKKDYPDVLAELEKEPFNDLLDCGCGTGPMLTLLHKKYPEKHYTGIDLTPKMIEVAKRKKMKGVELVVGDCENLPFAENAFDAVICCESFHHYPNPQDFFNSVYRVLRPNGRLILRDMTMDSAAVRWLFNTLELPLVNLAGKGDVRIYGREEIRKLCKNAGLHMESFEKRGFCRLHCVVRKKR, encoded by the coding sequence ATGACAAGCAAAAAATACAAAGAATTATCCGTAAAAGAGTTTACCAAAGCTGCCGAGATCTATGAATCGGACAATGCAGGTGTGTACAATATGTGTAAAAAGGACTATCCCGATGTACTGGCAGAACTTGAAAAAGAGCCGTTTAACGATCTTCTGGATTGCGGCTGCGGAACAGGCCCCATGCTTACTCTGCTGCATAAAAAGTATCCTGAAAAGCACTATACCGGTATAGATCTGACGCCGAAAATGATCGAGGTTGCCAAACGAAAGAAGATGAAGGGTGTAGAACTGGTAGTAGGCGACTGTGAGAATCTTCCCTTTGCCGAAAATGCTTTTGATGCAGTGATCTGCTGTGAAAGTTTTCATCATTATCCGAATCCGCAGGACTTTTTTAATAGTGTGTATCGTGTGCTTCGCCCGAACGGCAGGCTGATACTGCGTGACATGACGATGGATTCAGCGGCAGTACGCTGGTTATTCAATACCCTCGAATTGCCGCTGGTAAACCTTGCAGGCAAGGGCGATGTTCGCATATACGGCAGAGAGGAAATCAGAAAATTATGTAAAAATGCAGGACTGCACATGGAATCATTTGAAAAACGAGGCTTCTGCCGCTTGCATTGTGTTGTAAGAAAAAAGCGGTAA
- a CDS encoding ABC transporter ATP-binding protein — protein sequence MFKILKNFFDFCNTEDRKRFYVSIVLSLLQAMFEALKIPAIACMLKALLDDNVTSKTCITCLCIMLISIIGAGIAKSKATMLQTEGGYNTCANKRMQLAEHLRYLPMGYYNENSLGHIMSVTTNTMQNLENVATRVVMLVCSGLLSTAVITVMLLCFDWHIGLILCGGLAVFFVINSGMMKESANMAKQKVEKDSALVAKVIEYIQGIFEVRTFRLTGKRNKDLNIAIDENENANSAMELKLIPYMTLQSFWLKALGTIIVLASIMLHIGGNMDLFTTIIMIISSYLIYAQLDNAGKYSALLRTVDVSVKQAQAILATPQMDISGEEIQPEHFDISAEKIGFAYEKKKIIDGVTLNIPEHTTTAIVGPSGGGKTTLTSLLSRFWDVDEGKVTLNGRDVREYSMDALMRNYSFVFQRVYLFADTIANNIRFGQPEAPMEKVIDAAKKACCHDFIMQLPDGYDTVIGEGGASLSGGEKQRISIARAIMKDSPIIVLDEATANVDPENEADLMKAIDALTKEKTIIMIAHRLKTVRNADQIIVIDGGHIAQQGTHNELMQTDGIYRRFVESRRDAASWRL from the coding sequence ATGTTTAAGATACTGAAAAACTTCTTTGATTTCTGCAATACGGAGGACAGAAAACGCTTTTACGTTTCTATAGTCCTGAGCCTGCTTCAGGCAATGTTTGAAGCGCTGAAAATACCTGCTATCGCTTGTATGTTGAAGGCTCTTCTTGATGATAACGTGACTTCAAAAACCTGTATCACTTGTCTTTGCATCATGCTTATCAGCATAATCGGCGCCGGTATTGCAAAAAGCAAAGCGACAATGCTCCAGACCGAGGGCGGTTACAATACCTGTGCAAACAAGCGTATGCAGCTCGCGGAGCATCTGCGTTATCTGCCCATGGGCTATTACAACGAAAACAGTCTCGGACATATCATGTCGGTAACAACAAATACAATGCAGAATCTCGAAAATGTCGCCACAAGAGTGGTCATGCTCGTTTGCTCGGGACTGCTTTCAACTGCGGTAATTACAGTTATGCTGCTTTGCTTCGACTGGCATATCGGGCTTATCCTCTGTGGCGGACTTGCAGTATTCTTTGTGATAAACAGCGGAATGATGAAGGAATCTGCAAATATGGCTAAACAGAAAGTCGAAAAGGATTCAGCGCTCGTTGCTAAGGTCATTGAGTATATTCAAGGTATTTTTGAGGTCAGAACATTCAGGCTGACAGGCAAACGAAACAAAGATCTCAACATTGCAATAGACGAGAACGAAAACGCAAATTCGGCTATGGAGCTGAAGCTTATTCCATATATGACACTGCAGAGCTTCTGGCTGAAAGCACTCGGAACTATCATCGTACTGGCATCGATCATGCTGCATATCGGCGGAAATATGGACTTGTTCACAACAATTATTATGATAATCAGTTCATATCTCATCTATGCACAGCTCGATAATGCCGGCAAGTATTCCGCGCTGTTGCGTACAGTTGACGTTTCTGTCAAGCAGGCGCAGGCGATCCTTGCTACACCGCAGATGGATATTTCGGGTGAAGAGATCCAGCCTGAGCATTTTGATATTTCGGCTGAAAAAATCGGATTTGCTTACGAGAAAAAGAAGATCATCGACGGTGTTACACTTAATATCCCCGAGCATACTACAACAGCGATAGTCGGACCTTCGGGCGGCGGTAAAACAACTCTCACCTCGCTGCTCTCACGTTTCTGGGACGTTGACGAGGGCAAAGTCACTCTTAACGGCAGGGATGTGCGTGAATACAGTATGGATGCTCTGATGAGAAATTACAGTTTTGTGTTCCAGCGAGTGTATCTGTTTGCAGATACCATTGCCAACAATATACGTTTCGGACAACCCGAAGCGCCTATGGAAAAAGTCATAGATGCAGCAAAAAAGGCTTGCTGTCATGATTTTATCATGCAGCTGCCGGACGGATATGATACTGTCATCGGCGAAGGCGGTGCAAGTCTTTCAGGCGGAGAAAAGCAGCGTATTTCAATCGCTCGTGCGATCATGAAAGATTCCCCGATAATAGTTCTCGACGAAGCGACCGCAAATGTTGACCCCGAGAACGAAGCCGATCTGATGAAAGCTATCGACGCACTTACCAAAGAAAAGACCATTATCATGATCGCACACAGGCTTAAAACTGTCAGAAACGCAGATCAGATCATTGTCATAGACGGAGGACATATTGCCCAGCAGGGCACACACAATGAGCTTATGCAAACAGACGGCATATACCGCAGATTCGTTGAAAGCAGGCGCGATGCTGCCTCATGGAGATTGTGA
- a CDS encoding ABC transporter ATP-binding protein — translation MKKDQNGSFVWLLRQSGERKGKFVTSVILAAISMLCGIVPYYFIARIVKDLLAGRTDKSAYIINCAVILALWLGHSLFHALSTANSHLATFHTLAVIRKRTLDKLAKMPLGNVISQPSGALKSTIVERIDSIETTLAHILPEFTTGIGAPIIILIYAFVINWKLGLAALITVPLGVICYMLMMLGYEENYSRTVRATKALNAVTTEYIGGIEVIKVFGKAQSSYEKFAAAAKESAASFVDWMRKCNVYMTFAMCIMPATMLSVLPIGGIMAIHGTISTADFITIIILTIGLIEPLLGIMSYSDDIAQMDTIVTEVRNIIDAPEMVRPEKLTKTIMNGDIVLDNIHFGYNDKEIIHGISMTVHKGEFIALVGPSGSGKSTVARLIASLWDVSGGNISFGGVDIRDIPLDDYNDKIAYVSQDNYLFDLSVRENIRLGNQSATDQDVEDAARKCGCHDFIMSLENGYDTLVGSSGGHLSGGERQRISIARAMLKNAEIIILDEATAYTDSENEAVIQKSVAKLVEGRTLIVIAHRLSTVKNADRLYVIGEGIIEEQGTHEELLAHDGLYSKMWAAHISAKDGEDNV, via the coding sequence ATGAAAAAGGATCAAAACGGCTCATTCGTCTGGCTTCTCAGGCAGTCGGGTGAAAGAAAAGGAAAATTTGTCACAAGCGTTATACTTGCGGCGATCAGTATGCTATGCGGGATCGTTCCGTATTATTTTATTGCGCGTATAGTAAAAGATCTGCTTGCAGGCAGAACCGATAAAAGCGCATACATCATCAATTGTGCAGTGATACTCGCGCTGTGGCTGGGCCACTCGCTGTTTCATGCGTTGTCAACTGCAAATTCGCACCTTGCAACATTTCACACACTTGCGGTTATACGCAAAAGGACGCTTGATAAGCTGGCAAAAATGCCACTCGGCAATGTCATAAGTCAGCCGTCAGGCGCTCTGAAAAGTACGATAGTAGAACGCATCGACAGTATTGAAACAACGCTCGCACATATACTTCCTGAGTTCACAACAGGCATCGGTGCTCCGATTATCATACTGATCTACGCCTTTGTTATCAATTGGAAGCTTGGACTTGCAGCTCTGATCACAGTGCCGTTAGGGGTTATCTGCTATATGCTCATGATGCTCGGATATGAGGAAAATTACAGCAGGACTGTACGTGCCACAAAGGCACTGAACGCTGTAACAACGGAATATATAGGCGGTATCGAAGTTATCAAAGTGTTCGGCAAGGCGCAGTCCAGCTATGAGAAATTTGCTGCCGCCGCCAAGGAAAGTGCCGCAAGTTTTGTTGACTGGATGCGCAAATGCAACGTGTATATGACCTTTGCAATGTGTATCATGCCTGCGACAATGCTTTCAGTGCTGCCGATCGGCGGTATCATGGCGATACACGGTACGATCAGTACTGCTGATTTTATCACTATCATTATCCTGACAATCGGTCTCATCGAACCACTGCTTGGTATAATGTCATATTCCGATGATATCGCACAGATGGATACTATCGTTACTGAAGTAAGAAATATCATAGACGCACCCGAAATGGTGCGCCCCGAAAAGCTGACCAAAACTATAATGAACGGCGATATTGTGCTGGATAATATCCACTTCGGCTACAACGATAAGGAGATCATCCACGGCATTTCCATGACAGTACACAAGGGAGAATTTATCGCACTTGTCGGTCCTTCCGGCAGCGGAAAATCTACCGTAGCCAGACTGATCGCAAGCCTGTGGGACGTCAGCGGCGGAAATATATCTTTCGGCGGTGTGGATATCAGGGACATTCCCCTTGATGATTACAATGACAAGATCGCCTATGTTTCGCAGGATAATTATCTTTTCGATCTTTCTGTACGTGAAAATATCCGTCTTGGAAATCAGTCCGCGACAGATCAGGATGTGGAAGACGCAGCAAGAAAATGCGGCTGTCATGACTTCATTATGAGCCTTGAAAATGGTTATGATACGTTAGTTGGTTCTTCGGGCGGACATCTTTCCGGCGGTGAACGTCAGCGTATATCAATTGCAAGAGCCATGCTCAAAAATGCGGAGATCATAATTCTCGATGAAGCGACCGCCTACACCGATTCCGAAAATGAAGCTGTTATCCAGAAAAGTGTAGCGAAACTTGTTGAGGGCAGAACGCTTATTGTTATCGCACACAGGCTCTCGACAGTGAAGAACGCTGACAGGCTATATGTTATCGGGGAAGGAATTATCGAAGAACAAGGCACACACGAAGAACTGCTTGCACATGATGGTCTGTACAGTAAAATGTGGGCGGCACATATTTCAGCAAAGGACGGTGAGGACAATGTTTAA
- a CDS encoding helix-turn-helix domain-containing protein — protein MKSDIFDALDKAGFGSNVHEIAADGECRVLRIDDESGEGFMTLYRVFDGIYLMYNDFHMNHCVSEYHNADTVLCIDHCREGRIEHESSLGERYYMEAGDLRIDHRLHHEGLVELPLSHYHGITIGFLQEIAQISIRREMPFLSIDLNMLGDKFCSEKKEYLLRTNETLNTFFSQLYHVPKAMRIDYFRVKIAELLLLLTDIDTAAYSEQRLYFPASQIAKIKEIHSLITSRPDKIFTVKELSEISGIPPASLRKMFKAVYGTPVYQYIKSYKMKAAAEILISDRRMYIADIAQRLGYDNASKFSAAFRDVMGVSPQNYRNRQEDI, from the coding sequence ATGAAGAGTGACATTTTTGATGCACTTGACAAAGCAGGCTTTGGTTCAAATGTTCACGAGATCGCAGCTGATGGGGAATGCCGCGTTCTGCGCATCGACGATGAATCCGGTGAGGGCTTTATGACGTTGTACCGTGTGTTTGACGGTATATATCTGATGTATAACGATTTTCATATGAATCACTGTGTATCGGAATATCATAATGCGGATACTGTGCTTTGCATAGACCACTGCCGTGAGGGACGGATCGAGCATGAAAGTTCCCTAGGAGAGCGCTATTATATGGAGGCGGGCGATCTGCGTATAGATCATCGTTTGCATCATGAGGGTTTAGTTGAACTGCCGCTTTCGCATTATCACGGTATAACGATCGGTTTCCTGCAAGAAATAGCTCAGATTTCGATCAGACGGGAGATGCCGTTTCTTTCAATTGATCTGAATATGCTTGGCGATAAGTTCTGCTCTGAAAAAAAGGAGTATCTGCTTCGTACAAATGAAACTTTGAATACGTTTTTTTCTCAGTTATATCATGTACCTAAGGCTATGCGGATCGATTATTTCAGAGTGAAGATCGCAGAATTGCTTCTCTTGCTTACAGACATAGATACAGCGGCATATTCAGAACAACGGCTGTATTTTCCGGCAAGCCAGATCGCTAAGATAAAAGAAATACATTCACTTATTACAAGCAGACCTGATAAGATCTTCACGGTCAAAGAGCTTTCCGAGATATCGGGTATACCGCCTGCTTCACTGCGAAAGATGTTTAAAGCGGTTTACGGCACACCTGTGTATCAGTACATCAAGAGTTATAAGATGAAGGCAGCGGCGGAAATACTTATTTCTGACCGAAGAATGTATATCGCTGACATAGCACAGCGGCTCGGATATGACAATGCTTCAAAATTCTCGGCAGCGTTCCGTGATGTCATGGGCGTGTCACCGCAGAATTATCGTAACAGACAGGAGGATATTTAA